Below is a window of Cydia splendana chromosome 3, ilCydSple1.2, whole genome shotgun sequence DNA.
ttcgggttggtgtggtgaaaaattttgtgtttcactcgggggcaagttttgtttaaccctcgtgctttgaaaccctcgcaacgcgcaagattccatttttcgaaccactcgctacgctcgtggttcaattttggaatctttcgcttgctcgggtatcaatattagcacgagaggttaaacaacaactttgcccccttgtaaaacaaataactattattggcATACACACCCTCTGTCCTGATCCTGacaatatttaattgttttcacttaggatatttttataattttcaggATGCTAAAAAAGATGACCAAGCCAAGAAAGCTTACAAGTTACTGGCCCTATTACATTCAGAGTGCAATACCATTGTATCACTTGTTAATGACACTGGTACTTTCGCCAGGGATATTGTAGACATTGAAGACAATATCAAGACTGAAAAAGCCAAACGGACTGAAGATACACTAGAGAAAATCCATCTTGATCTTAACAGGATGCAAGAAGAACATTCTTAATAGTATGGACTTTATTCTACAAAGTGATTTTAGATGtagattatgtaatttttaaaatactacaatattaacaattaaattatacttattatcTTCGTTTTGGTAATATCTCAGGTGGAATATAATTTTCATCAGATTTCTCCAATGCTTTCTTTTTAGTTACACTTTTATCCTCCAACTTCTCTTTTTCCTCAATTTGTAGGTCAATATTTTCTTCATTTTCAAAGAACCACAGTTTCTGCTCTTCCTCAGCCATTTGTGTCTGACTTTTTTGGATGAACTCAAGCCGCTTTGCTCTATCAAGGCGCTTTGTTTGTTCTTGAAGTTTCTTTTCCCGTAATTCTACCCAAGACTTGAATAGCTGAAATAATACAAATAGCTTAATTAGTGGATATCTTTCAAAAATATATCCCTACAACCCCATGTAGTAGAGCAGCTATACCCATACCTGTTCCTGGGAAGCTATGTCCTTATTTTGGTTCTTATTGATAGCATTTTCAATAGCAATCTTCAAGGAGTCTTCTAAAGAAGTTTCAACTGTTCCAACTGAGCTTAGAACAGAAATACACTGTTCTAATTTTGCTTCTGCCTCAACATTTTTAGATTCCTTTTTAAGTATTTCAAGAACTTCAGCAGATATCTTGAATGAAGATTTACTGAGGTCTTCACTCAGAGCAAGTAATTTgtcatattttttatatacGCTCAAACCAATGATTTGAAGATTGTTATTGAGATTGTCACCAGATTTCTCAGAAATCCATGCTAGTGTTTTTCCAGATGCTGTTAATGTATCTTTGATGTCAAAGTGATCATCAAAATATGGatttcttaaatattttattcttatcTTCACTTCTTCTACTTTCTTTGGTTTTTCTTGTGGAGGAGTAGGCTCCGGTGGAGTGTATCCAGAGATATACTTGTAGCAAGCATATTGGCAGAGAGTACAAGTAATTTCATTGCTAAAGTCTTCCTGAAGCATCACTAAAGATGCAACATTAGCTGCTTGCTCATAGTTTTGTGctgttattaacttatttaacaatatgtttGCAGTATATGCATCAAGAAATAGACCAAAGTTAAGAGGATCCTGCAATATTTTTACCAAATCTTCAATATTGCCAAACTCGATGTAATTCCTGATGGTGGCATGATGAGTAGACTCTAAAGTGTTTCTAGTTTCTGCAGACAATCTCAACTTGTGGAGAAGTTCTTTAAGTTCGTCAAGGTAAACTGACTCCTTTACAGAATTTGCAAATACATCCACGTCTATGGCGCTAATAACGCCCTTGGTGGAATAGTTCTGGTCCACGGTGTTAAAAAAGTCATGTAGATTGACTTTGCTGAGCACCGACGATGAAACCTGAGCGTTCCAAGCACCATTACACTGATAGTCCTTAGTTAAAAAAGTTTGCCTTTGAATAAAAACGAAGTAGTTTTGTTTCAACGGAATTCGTCTTAGATTTCTTATCATCATTCCAGACAATCTTCCTTATAAAGTCGataatcaaattaataatacaagttTTAACCTAAAACCCGTCTTGCTATCTTGCTCGAATGCCGAATATGACATTGACAATTGGTCATCTGTCATTTCCATTCATGACGGAAAGCTTAGTCGGCTTGCCAGGCAAGAAAATATCTTGAACAGCTCACTCAACCTTTGTGGTAGGTAATTGGCTATGTATATATTTCTTCCTCGCTCTCAGTTatgggtgcggcgcaccaaggtcggtCGGTGCGATAGTCTATTACGGCTTTGTCTATGCTCGTCTCTCTCGagccccctcctcactcgtgcgcgaagccgcgaacgcgagtgtggcgtcgattttcgcagacagcgaaatcgactccacactcacgttcgcggcttcgcccgcgattcacgcgcatagtctggagggggcttcgCAAGCTGCATGTCTGTAGCTCACACACCTGACGGAGCTaatagccgtaacacactaccgcaccgcaccaaggtcattgtggggcgcacccataagtaagagggagaaagagatatcgctacTATAATGGTGGCTAATGTACGGATTCAAATCAAAAATAATGCACTGCCGACGATTCAAGATCACCCTGACCTTGGTGAGggtgtaattattattttatgtatttgcATCTCATTCTGAGTTTTGCTGATGATTGTATGCTTAGGGCTGGCTTAGGGCTAAGATTTGATAAAACCGCACACAAAAGTAAAAGATtaagtagtaagtaagtaatcacAGGAAATGCAAGTATATATTTAAAGAGTAAAAACAGCATTTTGACTTTTGCTTGTTAAAATATTCATGAGGAGTACCTACagctgaaaaatataatttttataatcatCAATAAATATAACTGATAAGATAAATAAGACAATGGTAAAGTTTTTGCTGACAAGTGTATTTTAGAAAAACATCAATAACTCCTTTTCTTTCATACTTTCAACAAGTAAGATGAAAACAAACATTGattgtaggtacatttatttcAATTCATAACaattaatctacaataaattaaAGTAGTGAGGTTACTCTATGATTATTTATTgatcattttcaaaatcagcAGGATTCTTGCGGCTGAGCCTATGGTGTTCACGTTCCACTCCCTCGTAAACTAAGTATCCAATGATGAAAGCTGCAACAAAAGAAAGTGAGTTTAACTTGATGATATGAAACTATTGCCTAAGGATTTGACATTTGGTTTTGGTTGAAAAATGGGCATTATAATCCATGATCACAGTTAATTTGCCTGCAACTGTGTCATAGCAAGTCACTATGGTACTACTTAATCCACACCTGCCATAGACGTTTCCCACCTAGAAGGCAGGCAATCCTAGGATGCATACAGCAAGTAATAGTTGGGACATACAAATTGCAAGTAAGTATGGTGCAGGCTTCACCACCAACCTGCAACTATACATTTCTTTTGTCTACTTCTATTTATTActactataaattaaataattaatatacagACTGCAAGAACTCTCATATGAGTTTCGTTTCATTGCATACAAGTTCTGACACTGTTTAATTGAGCGGAAAATAATTTCTAGTTGAACTTGATTATATGGgttcagtaccgtctttaccataagggtacacggggcccccatcctcaggggggccccaaggacagacagtaacagtaaatttgattactcataataaatagaagatcatagtagaaaaatgctagtttaattagctttctttacttttcaaaagggccccaaattcttatgtgcctaggggccccagcatagtttaagacggccctgtatGGGTTGATTACCATTAAGTCGTAGCATTTAGTGAATGAgtcaattgcaaaaaaattgtacgtaattaggcgcagttaagaagctgtgactagtcttaacttaattgattgaTTTGTGTGTatttaattcgtacacatatgtCTATAGCATACCCTAACATACTTTGATGCATactaacttaattttattaaaaagggCTTTAATTGTCGTAACAAAATGGAATCAATGAATTTTAGagtaattacaggtgcttaaactatgtactttttttttgcaattcactcgaaTAACGATGATCAGTAAAGCTGTGAAGGTATTAGACTTGGCAAAGTTCACTACATTAATTAAGAAGAATGAAACTTACGAGGTGCAACCCTGAATACGCTTTCACGGAACCTACGGAAGATATTGGGGAGGCCGTTggagatggcgccagcataagCTCGTTGCTCATGGGCAGACAACTTGTAGGTTATCAAACCCCTGATTTTTGCAAGCTCTCCAAAATGCTTTCCCATTTTTGCTGTAAATTATGTAATTGCTACGGCGTAATGTAACACTACACAGTACAGTACACACACTGTGCAACCATAGACTAAACTATAAATCCGGAAATGTCAAAATATCTTTTTAATGGCCTTTACAAACCTCATCgataatcgcatgcgatttgcaatacattgcggcatttgataatttgtgcggaaagagaaagaGTCGcgaaatgtatgggctcccttaggccccgttcgcacggcagctttttcaacgcgcgttaaaaaagcgtttgaatgacacaaatggataaccatgtatgtattcacacgaaggcggtttttaagcgcggcgcttttttatcgagcactgttcgattttcggcgttgagcgttggcgtcaaattgaatagaccatacggaaatccgtgtatctgttctcacaagcgttgaaaaagcgccggcgctgctgtcagttggctgtcaagtgtcaatttttggtgtcaatcgtcaagattattaatagtttcaccttaaaaatgtcaacttatgcttacaaattcctgaaatattcaagctatattcaaataatacgtcgtaatagcaaataaagtatggctttgctgagatgcgtacgtggcagtacgactcacaagtgatttttaagcgttcatatgaacacaaatattggaaacggtaaaaaagcgccaacgtcgggttttaacgcaacgctttttaagctgtcgtgcgaatggggccttaaggccccagtacacaatgggccatcaccggccactccaagggacgcagccatgcggtagacagagatagcaatatcacttgctccctctaacgcataaatgcgtcccttggagtggccggcgatggcccattgtgtactgcgGCCTTTACATTCcaggactcttctctttccgcacagactgtaaagtcagaccaagctaattctgcagcgaatttgatagcgCAGACTAgggagtattatattctttggtccaAAGTCGCGATGCGGTACGATAGTCTGTTATGGCTATAAACGCGCTTACCGAGCAGCCAAcgcactgaaatatgaaacctgaggggctaccgcgaaaaccgaaattcgcaaattgcggggatcttactcttttactccaatgaaggcgtaattagagtgacagagaaaaatgcccgcaattgacgattttcggtattggcggtagccctactttATATAGGTCTATGAGCCAACGTCAAAAAAATAAAGCAGCCAACGTCATCTTTCTGTTGATTCGCGTTTTGACACTTTTCTTTTGACATTTACTTGTGCTAAACATATAAAATACTCcacaataatttaatttatttatgttaatttaaatacatatttaagaaCTATGCTCTTCAGTGTTTGATAAAATGTACATTGCTAATATCGAGTTCAAATTGTGACCGGCTTTTCTTCGTCATTGGTAAGTAAAACGGCGTATATTTCcttagttttttttagtttggctTCGGCGATAATTAAACTAGTTgaaattatttcattattatacCATATATTGTACCGAGATAAATCTTCATGCTTACTTCTGCGATTTCTTTCTATGgctaaaaatacaaagtacagAACTTGTTCAACTAAGTTATGGAGATATTTAAGAGcaattctatttttttaataattttattaaaatcacCATCCTGATGATTTTAtgattaaataagtttattgATTAGTTAGAAAAATAACCATATCCCTCATCAAAATTATTATAAACCAGCTCCATCCATATAAAATTCTATTGTAagtggcaattttattataacatGTTTAAAACAGTGTCATTGGACAACTAAGTAATATATTACACTGTACACATATTACAGTGTGCATGCAGCACAATAACCAAGagttgaaaaataaatattataagtttGTCTCCTAAATTAGGCAGCCACCCCAGGGTTTCTTTTCAGTTAAGGGGttaatatgttatttatttatttatttatttatagccttATTTCAGaaaaggtacattttttttatactatatCTACAGTTTTTCTTAATCTACATTCTACGGTAACTGCTTCTGTGTGcctttgggcaaaggcctcccccaatcTTCTCCACTCTTCCTTATTATGACCTAATCTGGTCCATGTTTTTGTGTTTGTCCTTCCAGCCATGTCTTGGATTTCATCGGACCATCTTTTAAACTGCCTGCCTCTGTTTCTTTTGTGCCCTCTAGGGTGCCAGAGTGTTacagttttactccatttttcTCCTCCTCTAATAGTATGTCCAGCCCACTTCCATTTcagttgttttgttttgtatgaaaCATCAGTAAAGCCTGTTTTATCTCTTAAGTTCTTGCTACTTATTTTGTCTATTCTTCTTTTCTTTAAAATGCTTCTTTCCATGGCTCTCTGAGTTATGCTTAACCTTTTACATTGTGCTTTGGTGAGTGCCCACGTCTGGCAGCCATATGTGAAGATTGGTAGAATGCATGTGTTGAAGAGTTTTCTTTTGATGTGCATACTTATTTGGCTATTTTTCATGACTTCTTTCAGACCCAGTATCTCTTCCACGCGTTTCCAATTCTTCTGTCTATTTCCTTTGTTGTTGAGTCATGGTTGGATATTAATTgacctaaatatatatattctgTTACATACTCAATGGTGTTGTCATCTATTCTTATCTCTTTGGCATCCATACTATTAGTCATTGCTTTGGTTTTCTGGAGATTCATAGAGAGTCCGACTGCTTTACTAGCTGTGTTTAGTTCTGCGAGCATTTGCTGTAACTCTTCTGCTGTATTGGCAAAGACCACTATGTCGTCCGCATATCTCAAATGGGTTAGTTTCTCGCCGTTTATATTTAAGCCGTAAGGGTTTAACatctaataatatttaatacctatataaaataCTGTCCCTgactatcaaataaataaatactaagttAACCAAACCtatgtatagttcgttttatttagcattagaaataaggtaaacaatcttgatgtgtcttttaattgaaaaacacattttaaaaataagttatggcaaatatgtaacaattatgaatctaatatgatcatttatattcttctgctttcataagtaaaagttactgatttttaaaaagcgtttttcaattaaaagacatgtcaagatcgcttaccttctttcaagttctttctaatgctaaaaaaacgaactatagttagtTATAATTTCTTATAACTGAGGTTACCTAAGACTTACCTAAGCATTATACTTGCACCCCCTTGTAAATACAtgactataattttattagtaTAGCTTTActataacatatttaattttacagcGCATTGGCGCTAGCTGTAATGCCGTAAAGTTATCCctgaataaatatcaaatgactaaaatttttatttttagatgaaatataaaaacatcAAGAGGACAAAACTTTAGCATTATGGATGAAATGAAGAAATCAATTCTTGCACCAAGTAGCAACAGACGGGTGAACAATGGTATGTTATCTCTTTCTCTCTTAGCATTTATCCTGGTTGCATCTTTAGCTTTGGAGCTAAGGGTCCACATTCCGACTTTTCACAGTCTACATGGTCTCGGGTATTCTCTTTTGTGAGACCGTTAGCAAGGATTCATTCTCACAACTCCCAACCAAGCATTCTACTGCATTTAGGTATGTGGAGACAGCATAGACAGGTGTTTGTAACCTACTTAATGCCTGTTTCGCAAAAGGTACTAGCATAGGCACTTTCGCACTTTGTCACAAACATGAAGGGTGCCACAAATGGGAGAGATCCTGTTCCTGATGCAGTTCTTTCGCATTAATAATCCACACATCCATCCATATAGCGGAGCATGTTCTTCTCCTGCAACTCCTGTTTATATTGCTCAAGTACCACTACCACGGCCACGCTTCACTGCCATCTAAATGTATAAGTTGGCAGATAGTCTTATAGACCAGCCCTTTCAGTCGAAATCTAAAACGCCTCACGAAGTCACGTCTTTGCTTATGCGTACGAATGCGGACCCGTTACGTTGCAGGCCGTGTACATAACATTTAGTTTTACCACCATCTCATGTTACGCCTTCCATATATTCCGAAGAATTCTTCGGATTATTCTCTGCCGCCTCTTTCCGCCAGCGGTCTACGTGACAACATTTCCATCCCCACCACTGATGGTtggtgcgtttctccagaaacttcctgcctcgcacagctaatCTATGGAATGATCTATCGCCTGCGGTagttccggaccgatacgaccttcaagaaaagagcgtattcCCATCtgaaaggccggcaacgcacttacaacctctctggtgttgcaggtgtccatgggcggctgtaatcgcttaccatcaggcgattcgtctctTCGTTTGCctcatatatcataaaaaaaacatttacgtGTCGCACGAGTAATACTCGTACCTCCACATCCGCCAGCATGAATAATCACGAGGGTGCTGTACAAATGACGCGCCGAACCGGTAGGGGCTGATGAAAGAACCAACGGCTTACTCTTACTTAGTAGGCGTTTTGTGCTGTCGTCTGTTTTGTTTGCCCCGTCAGGAAAAGAGAGATTTCTTCACTCCAATACCTCTGTGTAGTCTGGATCGTGTTTTTCCACCACCATATTTCCTTGTCAGTTGGTCACATTTGCCTCCACACTTTACCCGTTGGCATGCCATGATTGCCATGAACCGCCCTTCACCACACCCAAGATGGCAGCTTCTGTCCCGGTCCTGTACTGTACTAGTTCACTAGCGTCATTTCTGGACAATCAACTCCTCGGAAACGGTGCTTTTAACCGCCACAATCTGATTTGCCGTTTGCAGCATTCAACGATTTGGTCAAACGAGTAGATCTTACGCGGAGAGCGGAGATAATGATAGGGGGTTTGAGGTTTATAATGTTGGGTAGTGAGACTATACTCACCGGGTATGACCTTGTGCTTGACTACTTCATTAACGTGGGGCTCCTGATAAGTAGAAAATCGAGTTAGTATCGTGCCTCAATTTCTACAGGTACCTAAGGCTTCttattaaagtaggtattcacaaTAGCAAGATGACAGCGACACACGGGATATACACATCGTCTCTTCCATATTGCGAACTCTTTAAACAAAATCGTGAACACGCTTAAACTCCACCGTCCAGGTTGCCGCACAAGACGATCCCTTACTACAACGGGATTCCAAGCATACCGAGTAGATTCCAGAACCTCATCCTGGTTCTATCGCTACAAATATCCTGCGACGCGTGGCCATTTAAGTGagtcataagtgtcataactGTCATTAGCCCCTCAATCAGCACCTTTACCAAAAATATATCACAAATCTTGACTAACAATAAATgtgcaataaataataacaataacataGGGGCGGGCGAAGTCTAGCAACAAGATGACCGCCCGCCATATCaactaaatttaattttattagattGCGACATCTACTCATGACTTGAATATGAAATACTAATatcactagtggctctgtgagctgtagcgcaatctatttaatcatcgaacttgctcacaaaatttcatgtgAATCAGTTGAGAATTGCGACCAGTAGAGGAGAACATGGACATACGCGAGCATTTATGCCCAAGTTGAAACGTAgaaccttcgctaacgctcggtcaataagAAAGAGCATTATGGTGCAGGGGGACAATTTCGAGTGCGCGgcaatttcaactaatcgaaatatcttacatgttttacattattaactatagagtcacacacaacacatctttttcgctatctagacatataatatatggcactctagttagaAATGGCCCCCCTGCACCTTAGTTAATTTATTTGTAGAAGTTTACATCTCTTCTGTAACACTTGTTTACGGGTCTAACGGGTTTTATAGCAGTAAAAAACTccaatttataaaataagatgTATAATCTTTCTTacaataaatgaatataaaatgtGACAAGCAAAAAACAAAAGACATACGCTAACttttttatacgtaaaattaTAAGCTGCCAGTCTCTGCGGAGGTTCTATTCCATTTTCTTGCGAACATGCCCCCGGGCGTTGAAAGCTTGCCTTTCAACCCAAACTGCTCAACCCAGGATGCAAGTACATCATAACAGCAGATCGCCGAGTTACTGAAGAGGTATCTTCTCTTCTAAGAGCATAACGGCGTCAAGTTGCAACGCTTGAGTGTGTATCACTCAGGCTCTGGTGGAAGATTCCAATGCTTCCTGCTTGATTTGACTGCTGTCACAATTGTTCAACGCTAATAGACTGGCCAATGTAGCGTACTCCTCGAGGTCATGAACCGACACTGACGAAAGAGGGCGGTCACCGATGGAGTGGTAGCAGCAGCCTTGCAGCTTCTTGAAATAAATGGCAGCAATTCTTCTGGCTGGGACGAAATTCAAATCAGTGGGAAGTGGCAACCAAACCAGTGTTGAGGTCATCGACGATAAACATTATGTTACAATACCCAGCACTCCTTAAATAAAATGTGGTTGACTTTACCCCAGCTTCCCATGAAACTCCAATGTAAAGGAGGACACGCAGAACTAAcattagaaaataataatgtcatcattgctgcaGCATTAGCTTGCGAATCACAGCTGCGCTTTGATAAATAAGTTTAAGACTCACTGCATCCATCCATAAATGATGTACAGTATATAACTTAAATAATGAGTAATTAATGCTAGCAagtaaatactaaataatactGGTTAAGTCACCTGCTAGCAGTAGatagtacctatatacatagTACGAAAACATACGACAAATGCCTATATAGCACTTTTTTAAGTCTTAGTCTACTAAGAGCCAAAGTAGGTACACaaatgagtttacatatttaaaaacgtaagtAATAATAGCTGTGCTAATTAGTTGCTATTGTAATAAGTAAAATCTCAGAACACTAGGGtttttctttaactttaaatttacaTTTAAGAGAATATTTAGTCTTCTTGCCTAGTGAAAATCCTAGTAGTGAAATGCTTTCTAACTAATTTCCTGTTCGAGGAATGATGAGATTGTTTGGTGCAGGCCTTGGCAGGCTGCTGGAACCGCGTGAGTTGGATTCGAGTCTCATCGTCAAGCAATCTATTACTAGCGCAAGAGGTGACATTcgtaaaataacaattaattcgcGAAGGAGCCGATACTTGACCGCTGTTTGTTGGGCCTGCGACTATATACCCTAATTTAGTCTCAAATAGTATCGTCTGTCCATCGCTTAATTCAATTTTATGCGACCCTAACAAGTTCCAAAAATGGTCAGCCCCAATCAAGATATCAACCTCGGATGGCTTATAAAAGTTAGGGTCAGCTAAACGGATGCTAGACGGAATATTCATTCGTGATATCTCCATCTTTTGATAAGGCATTTCGTCAGATATTGATGGCAAAACAGAACAATTTAAATAAGTCGAGTAGGTGTCATCCAACGATTTAATTGGCACCTGGCACATTTTACCTACGTGAGACTTTAATTTGTTTATGCCTGTAACCGATTTATTTACACGATTAGTATGTAAATTTAACTGCCGACACATCTTCTCAGTCACAAAACAAGACGCACTACCATTATCTAAAACTGCTCTGGCTATGATCTCGCGATTGTCATGCCCATATACTTTAATCAATGCAGTTGTTAGTAGTCCGACGTCTGGTTCAGATGCATTCGAATGTGGAGTTGTGACTCGCATGCGAGCCGATAATGCAGGAACGGAGGCGGCAGCCGGCGCCGACGCCGTTGATGCCGGCGACGCAGGCCGCTCGCACGAGCTTGATTCCGTTGTTTGCGTATGCTCTGTGACATGAACGAGTGAATTATGCTTGCGCTTGCATATTCCACAACCTGCCTTCTTGCAATGGTTTGCATAGTGATCTCGTCGGAagcaattaaaacaaactttataATTCGGCAGCAAGTTAAGCCGCTCGATATTGCTTAACGCGAGAAACTGAGAGCAGTTATTTAAGCTATGCTCACCATTACATTTCGGACATAACTGAGACTGAGAAGTGACACAGTGTTCAGTGGGTTGAGTAGAAAGCAAAACCCTATGTTTAGATGCGATTTTAGCCGGCTGACTAGATTGACCGGCGCCTGATGCGCTCGATAACTCCAAGGTTTCAATCAAGTCTGCACGATTACGCATAAAAgtgataaaattatcaaatgaaATAGGCACAGTCTTATCAAAGCTTCCTTTATGTTCCTCCCACTCACGAAATGTCGTAGCGTCTAATTTGTTGCTAATAATGTGAATAAGGAGCGTGTCCCAATGTTTGACAGGCTCACTTAGGGATTCTAAGCATCTCAGATTTTTGTTTACGTGGTCAATAATACGTTTTAAATGCACGGACGAGTCCTTGATGATCGGCTCGATGTTAAATAAAGATGTTACATGGTTTTGTAATAACAACCTCTTGTTATCGTACCGCTCACACAAGAGTGTCCACGCCACCTCATAATTGCTCCCAGAAAACTCAATAGAATTAATAACCAACGCGGCAGATCCTTCCAACGATGCTCTTAAATAATGGAATTTATTAATGTTATCGATATCATCGTTAGAATGGATCAGACTTGTGAAAGTATCTCTGAAGCCTAGCCAATTCTTGTATGAACCCTGAAATTTCGGTAACTGAATAGTTGGCAGCTTAACCAGTTTACGATTCGCACCACTTCGCGACCCACGATTACTACATGACTCAAACTCGTCacgttttttattaaaattgttgagcataTCCTGGGCCCGCGAGAGTACAGAGAAGTAGCTATTTTGGAACTCATCTCGCTCTGTCATATGTGCATCTAAACTTTCACTGTTGCACTCTAACTGTGTATGTACATCATCATAAAGTGCATACAATGCCTCAATCTTACCTATACGCAACTGCAATTGACTAGCTTCAGTTAATGACGACTCCTTCACTTTGCCTAGGTATGTAGTAAATAAGGTGAGTTGACCTTTATAACTGCCTCTTTTGCGAACTAAATCCTTTTCGTCAACCATTTTTGGGAAGCTGGTGTACGTACACCATGAATGTAAACAATTTATAAtgcaattaataaaaaataatccctAGTAAAATAATTcctgtttaaaaataatacagataAAATTAGTCCACAATACacatgaaattaaataaaatgacaatagTCTCAAGTGAATAGATTAGGAGTACACGAATAACGGCAAATTAACGGTCAGAAGTTGCGTTGACAATatcacattttaaataattacaacgAACTAAATTACAAATGAATCTGACTCATATAACTACCAAATAGGTacactttataataaaatattcactAACCTGGAGTACACTATAAATCCTATCTATTTACACTACCTTAATAACGAGTGCTGGTCCTAATAATAAATCCTAACACACTCAACACTGGCGGATTCCGATGTCCCGGTGAATTTCTTCATCACAGCCTCGGCAGTCATAACATCCTCAGTGACAAATTGGT
It encodes the following:
- the LOC134806293 gene encoding cytochrome b-c1 complex subunit 8 gives rise to the protein MGKHFGELAKIRGLITYKLSAHEQRAYAGAISNGLPNIFRRFRESVFRVAPPFIIGYLVYEGVEREHHRLSRKNPADFENDQ
- the LOC134806836 gene encoding uncharacterized protein LOC134806836, whose product is MMIRNLRRIPLKQNYFVFIQRQTFLTKDYQCNGAWNAQVSSSVLSKVNLHDFFNTVDQNYSTKGVISAIDVDVFANSVKESVYLDELKELLHKLRLSAETRNTLESTHHATIRNYIEFGNIEDLVKILQDPLNFGLFLDAYTANILLNKLITAQNYEQAANVASLVMLQEDFSNEITCTLCQYACYKYISGYTPPEPTPPQEKPKKVEEVKIRIKYLRNPYFDDHFDIKDTLTASGKTLAWISEKSGDNLNNNLQIIGLSVYKKYDKLLALSEDLSKSSFKISAEVLEILKKESKNVEAEAKLEQCISVLSSVGTVETSLEDSLKIAIENAINKNQNKDIASQEQLFKSWVELREKKLQEQTKRLDRAKRLEFIQKSQTQMAEEEQKLWFFENEENIDLQIEEKEKLEDKSVTKKKALEKSDENYIPPEILPKRR